The following proteins are encoded in a genomic region of Palaemon carinicauda isolate YSFRI2023 chromosome 19, ASM3689809v2, whole genome shotgun sequence:
- the LOC137658137 gene encoding kinase D-interacting substrate of 220 kDa-like, with the protein MLPKGLKNDIQILFIIWMVITGWHASVAAPEPGPQSSRSSRTTGENLAKEAEKGNLENVKDLVSRGADVNYGSGVPLWNAAKGGYIEIVKYLLESGANPDGDESFKGGIVAVAAEHNHLDILDLLIASGASVTPGIYGSDVLFRAAENGHVEAVRKLIQVGANVNHGDGFSLLNAAKNGHLEVVKAFIDAGADVNAGEGWILDNAAEAGQTEVMKILIAAGATKEHLDFAMSAAAKGGHFETVKLLLDNGADAKRAGLLRRAVISGNLDVVKLLLDAGANITYEGSTGYPMHFAASEGYMDIMALLVNHTGDINRKLTNDMWINFNTDIDIPSYGGGWTVMHVIACFGFPYVKELLDLGADINVKDASGNTPLQVAVIFKKQKVAEELLKFCSDSSNVNKEGNSALNIALKAAEERKTYTENERQLMAFIREAFPQMLASTQDDSKSVKALRDEIVVLVNTTSSLKQQLKNVSHDGLDIELAIRYIFSEESRRDLPKILEDLGCKPSLQREHKVSIGTKYLAECECVPGEGPTMTYTPFQEGTHCWNATAVSTAQPPKESATVSS; encoded by the exons ATGCTTCCAAAAGGTCTGAAGAATGACATCCAGATCCTGTTTATTATTTGGATGGTAATTACTGGCTGGCATGCAAGTGTTGCAGCTCCCGAGCCCGGACCTCAAT CATCGCGTTCTTCACGTACTACTGGAGAAAACCTTGCCAAGGAAGCAGAGAAGGGGAACTTGGAAAATGTGAAAGATCTTGTTTCAAGAGGAGCTGATGTCAATTATGGTAGTG GAGTCCCTTTATGGAATGCTGCTAAAGGTGGATACATCGAAATCGTCAAGTATCTCCTTGAATCTGGTGCAAACCCTGATGGAG ATGAATCATTTAAGGGTGGAATCGTTGCAGTAGCAGCCGAGCACAACCACTTGGATATTCTCGACCTCCTGATAGCATCTGGTGCCAGTGTAACACCTGGAATAT ATGGTAGTGATGTATTATTTAGAGCTGCCGAAAACGGACACGTAGAAGCTGTTCGTAAGTTGATCCAGGTCGGAGCTAATGTGAATCATGGTGATG GGTTCTCGCTACTAAATGCTGCAAAAAATGGTCACTTAGAAGTCGTCAAAGCATTTATAGATGCTGGAGCTGATGTCAATGCCGGCGAAG GTTGGATATTGGACAACGCAGCAGAAGCTGGTCAGACTGaggttatgaaaattcttattgctGCTGGTGCTACGAAAGAGCATTTAG ATTTTGCAATGAGTGCCGCGGCCAAAGGTGGACATTTCGAGACTGTGAAATTGCTACTCGACAACGGAGCAGATGCAAAGAGAG CCGGTCTTTTGAGGAGAGCAGTAATCTCCGGAAACCTAGATGTTGTCAAACTACTCCTTGACGCTGGTGCCAATATCACCTATGAAG GTTCAACTGGGTATCCTATGCACTTTGCCGCAAGTGAAGGTTACATGGATATCATGGCTCTGTTGGTCAACCACACTGGTGACATTAACAGGAAGTTGACTAACG atATGTGGATCAACTTCAATACAGATATAGATATCCCTTCTTATGGGGGTGGATGGACTGTTATGCATGTGATCGCTTGCTTTGGGTTTCCGTATGTGAAAGAACTTCTGGACCTTGGAGCCGACATCAACGTGAAAGATGCCTCAG GGAATACTCCTCTACAAGTTGCCGTCATCTTTAAAAAACAGAAGGTGGCCGAAGAGTTGTTAAAATTCTGTTCCGATTCATCTAATGTCAACAAAGAAG GAAACAGTGCACTGAATATTGCACTGAAAGCCGCTGAGGAAAGGAAAACATACACTGAAAATGAGCGACAGTTAATGGCTTTCATAAGAGAGGCATTCCCACAAATGCTGGCATCCACTCAAGATGACTCGAAAAGCGTGAAAGCTCTGAGAGACGAAATCGTTGTATTGGTCAACACCACCTCGTCTCTGAAGCAGCAGTTGAAGAACGTCAGCCATGACGGATTGGACATCGAACTGGCCATTCGTTACATCTTTTCAGAGGAAAGCAGAAGAGATTTACCCAAGATCCTTGAAG ATCTCGGCTGCAAACCATCACTGCAAAGGGAACACAAAGTCTCCATTGGAACAAAATATTTGGCTGAATGTGAATGTGTCCCCGGGGAAGGACCCACCATGACGTACACTCCTTTCCAGGAAGGAACCCAT tgcTGGAATGCAACAGCAGTCTCAACGGCTCAGCCACCTAAGGAATCAGCCACAGTCTCATCATAG